A region from the Candidatus Bathyarchaeota archaeon genome encodes:
- a CDS encoding DNA-directed RNA polymerase, with protein MSYGSREPREMHKAVCAECKQECEVPFKPDGSRPVYCRECYAKRRPPRRNRY; from the coding sequence ATGTCGTATGGAAGTAGAGAACCAAGAGAAATGCATAAGGCAGTTTGCGCGGAATGTAAACAAGAATGTGAAGTTCCGTTCAAACCTGACGGAAGCAGACCCGTATACTGCCGAGAATGCTATGCAAAGAGAAGACCCCCAAGAAGAAATAGATATTAA